A single region of the Musa acuminata AAA Group cultivar baxijiao chromosome BXJ1-11, Cavendish_Baxijiao_AAA, whole genome shotgun sequence genome encodes:
- the LOC103972335 gene encoding transcription factor MYB59 isoform X3 — translation MTSPPSIYVKAGEDDGRRRARLAMAPKAEEIRKGPWTEQEDSLLVRFVRLFGERRWDCLAKVSGLNRTGKSCRLRWVNYLHPDLIHGRMTPEEEHLVLELHAKWGNRFGLQPYSSSSDYMNTQCTIRRWSRIARCLPGRTDNEIKNYWRTHMRRKAQERKRSASPSSSSSSSSSSSSSCSPAAAAQGVVQSEGVKVYSMDEIWDEIAAADSVSGLTAEECGLACPPLPCPMWEDCSESLWKVDDEYKMATVLPVDDLMISDFHYSD, via the exons ATGACATCACCTCCGTCTATATATGTGAAAGCAGGGGAAGACGACGGGAGAAGAAGGGCGAGGTTAGCTATGGCGCCCAAGGCGGAGGAGATACGGAAGGGGCCGTGGACGGAGCAGGAGGACTCGCTACTGGTACGCTTTGTGCGCTTGTTCGGTGAGCGTCGGTGGGATTGCTTGGCCAAGGTGTCAG GTCTTAACAGGACAGGGAAGAGCTGCAGGTTGCGTTGGGTCAACTACCTTCACCCCGACCTCATACACGGCCGCATGACCCCCGAGGAAGAACACCTCGTGCTCGAACTCCACGCCAAGTGGGGCAACAGGTTTGGCCTCCAACCCTACTCTTCCTCCTCCGACTATATGAACACACAGTGTACGATCCGCAGGTGGTCTCGGATTGCCCGGTGCCTTCCGGGACGcaccgacaacgagatcaagaactactggaggacGCATATGAGGAGGAAGGCGCAAGAGCGGAAGAGGAGCGCGTccccgtcgtcctcctcctcctcctcctcctcctcctcctcgtcgtgtTCACCAGCAGCAGCGGCACAAGGTGTGGTGCAGAGTGAAGGGGTGAAGGTATACAGCATGGACGAGATATGGGACGAGATCGCTGCCGCTGACTCGGTCAGTGGGTTGACCGCCGAAGAATGCGGTTTGGCATGTCCTCCATTGCCCTGTCCAATGTGGGAGGACTGCTCTGAGTCACTGTGGAAGGTAGATGATGAGTACAAGATGGCCACAGTACTACCTGTGGATGATCTCATGATCTCCGACTTCCACTACAGTGACTAG
- the LOC103972335 gene encoding transcription factor MYB59 isoform X4, translating into MTSPPSIYVKAGEDDGRRRARLAMAPKAEEIRKGPWTEQEDSLLVRFVRLFGERRWDCLAKVSGLNRTGKSCRLRWVNYLHPDLIHGRMTPEEEHLVLELHAKWGNRWSRIARCLPGRTDNEIKNYWRTHMRRKAQERKRSASPSSSSSSSSSSSSSCSPAAAAQGVVQSEGVKVYSMDEIWDEIAAADSVSGLTAEECGLACPPLPCPMWEDCSESLWKVDDEYKMATVLPVDDLMISDFHYSD; encoded by the exons ATGACATCACCTCCGTCTATATATGTGAAAGCAGGGGAAGACGACGGGAGAAGAAGGGCGAGGTTAGCTATGGCGCCCAAGGCGGAGGAGATACGGAAGGGGCCGTGGACGGAGCAGGAGGACTCGCTACTGGTACGCTTTGTGCGCTTGTTCGGTGAGCGTCGGTGGGATTGCTTGGCCAAGGTGTCAG GTCTTAACAGGACAGGGAAGAGCTGCAGGTTGCGTTGGGTCAACTACCTTCACCCCGACCTCATACACGGCCGCATGACCCCCGAGGAAGAACACCTCGTGCTCGAACTCCACGCCAAGTGGGGCAACAG GTGGTCTCGGATTGCCCGGTGCCTTCCGGGACGcaccgacaacgagatcaagaactactggaggacGCATATGAGGAGGAAGGCGCAAGAGCGGAAGAGGAGCGCGTccccgtcgtcctcctcctcctcctcctcctcctcctcctcgtcgtgtTCACCAGCAGCAGCGGCACAAGGTGTGGTGCAGAGTGAAGGGGTGAAGGTATACAGCATGGACGAGATATGGGACGAGATCGCTGCCGCTGACTCGGTCAGTGGGTTGACCGCCGAAGAATGCGGTTTGGCATGTCCTCCATTGCCCTGTCCAATGTGGGAGGACTGCTCTGAGTCACTGTGGAAGGTAGATGATGAGTACAAGATGGCCACAGTACTACCTGTGGATGATCTCATGATCTCCGACTTCCACTACAGTGACTAG
- the LOC103972335 gene encoding transcription factor MYB59 isoform X2 gives MYVASPSSGAPKIDADSGAKEQWISIHYPLEVNELPPWNQTSAGISHDITSVYICESRGRRREKKGEVSYGAQGGGDTEGAVDGAGGLATGLNRTGKSCRLRWVNYLHPDLIHGRMTPEEEHLVLELHAKWGNRWSRIARCLPGRTDNEIKNYWRTHMRRKAQERKRSASPSSSSSSSSSSSSSCSPAAAAQGVVQSEGVKVYSMDEIWDEIAAADSVSGLTAEECGLACPPLPCPMWEDCSESLWKVDDEYKMATVLPVDDLMISDFHYSD, from the exons GCTCCGAAGATTGACGCGGACAGTGGAGCTAAAGAACAG TGGATTAGCATCCACTATCCACTAGAGGTTAACGAGCTGCCGCCATGGAATCAGACGAGTGCAGGAATCAGCCATGACATCACCTCCGTCTATATATGTGAAAGCAGGGGAAGACGACGGGAGAAGAAGGGCGAGGTTAGCTATGGCGCCCAAGGCGGAGGAGATACGGAAGGGGCCGTGGACGGAGCAGGAGGACTCGCTACTG GTCTTAACAGGACAGGGAAGAGCTGCAGGTTGCGTTGGGTCAACTACCTTCACCCCGACCTCATACACGGCCGCATGACCCCCGAGGAAGAACACCTCGTGCTCGAACTCCACGCCAAGTGGGGCAACAG GTGGTCTCGGATTGCCCGGTGCCTTCCGGGACGcaccgacaacgagatcaagaactactggaggacGCATATGAGGAGGAAGGCGCAAGAGCGGAAGAGGAGCGCGTccccgtcgtcctcctcctcctcctcctcctcctcctcctcgtcgtgtTCACCAGCAGCAGCGGCACAAGGTGTGGTGCAGAGTGAAGGGGTGAAGGTATACAGCATGGACGAGATATGGGACGAGATCGCTGCCGCTGACTCGGTCAGTGGGTTGACCGCCGAAGAATGCGGTTTGGCATGTCCTCCATTGCCCTGTCCAATGTGGGAGGACTGCTCTGAGTCACTGTGGAAGGTAGATGATGAGTACAAGATGGCCACAGTACTACCTGTGGATGATCTCATGATCTCCGACTTCCACTACAGTGACTAG
- the LOC103972335 gene encoding transcription factor MYB59 isoform X1 has protein sequence MYVASPSSGAPKIDADSGAKEQWISIHYPLEVNELPPWNQTSAGISHDITSVYICESRGRRREKKGEVSYGAQGGGDTEGAVDGAGGLATGLNRTGKSCRLRWVNYLHPDLIHGRMTPEEEHLVLELHAKWGNRFGLQPYSSSSDYMNTQCTIRRWSRIARCLPGRTDNEIKNYWRTHMRRKAQERKRSASPSSSSSSSSSSSSSCSPAAAAQGVVQSEGVKVYSMDEIWDEIAAADSVSGLTAEECGLACPPLPCPMWEDCSESLWKVDDEYKMATVLPVDDLMISDFHYSD, from the exons GCTCCGAAGATTGACGCGGACAGTGGAGCTAAAGAACAG TGGATTAGCATCCACTATCCACTAGAGGTTAACGAGCTGCCGCCATGGAATCAGACGAGTGCAGGAATCAGCCATGACATCACCTCCGTCTATATATGTGAAAGCAGGGGAAGACGACGGGAGAAGAAGGGCGAGGTTAGCTATGGCGCCCAAGGCGGAGGAGATACGGAAGGGGCCGTGGACGGAGCAGGAGGACTCGCTACTG GTCTTAACAGGACAGGGAAGAGCTGCAGGTTGCGTTGGGTCAACTACCTTCACCCCGACCTCATACACGGCCGCATGACCCCCGAGGAAGAACACCTCGTGCTCGAACTCCACGCCAAGTGGGGCAACAGGTTTGGCCTCCAACCCTACTCTTCCTCCTCCGACTATATGAACACACAGTGTACGATCCGCAGGTGGTCTCGGATTGCCCGGTGCCTTCCGGGACGcaccgacaacgagatcaagaactactggaggacGCATATGAGGAGGAAGGCGCAAGAGCGGAAGAGGAGCGCGTccccgtcgtcctcctcctcctcctcctcctcctcctcctcgtcgtgtTCACCAGCAGCAGCGGCACAAGGTGTGGTGCAGAGTGAAGGGGTGAAGGTATACAGCATGGACGAGATATGGGACGAGATCGCTGCCGCTGACTCGGTCAGTGGGTTGACCGCCGAAGAATGCGGTTTGGCATGTCCTCCATTGCCCTGTCCAATGTGGGAGGACTGCTCTGAGTCACTGTGGAAGGTAGATGATGAGTACAAGATGGCCACAGTACTACCTGTGGATGATCTCATGATCTCCGACTTCCACTACAGTGACTAG
- the LOC103972335 gene encoding transcription factor MYB59 isoform X5, with the protein MAPKAEEIRKGPWTEQEDSLLVRFVRLFGERRWDCLAKVSGLNRTGKSCRLRWVNYLHPDLIHGRMTPEEEHLVLELHAKWGNRFGLQPYSSSSDYMNTQCTIRRWSRIARCLPGRTDNEIKNYWRTHMRRKAQERKRSASPSSSSSSSSSSSSSCSPAAAAQGVVQSEGVKVYSMDEIWDEIAAADSVSGLTAEECGLACPPLPCPMWEDCSESLWKVDDEYKMATVLPVDDLMISDFHYSD; encoded by the exons ATGGCGCCCAAGGCGGAGGAGATACGGAAGGGGCCGTGGACGGAGCAGGAGGACTCGCTACTGGTACGCTTTGTGCGCTTGTTCGGTGAGCGTCGGTGGGATTGCTTGGCCAAGGTGTCAG GTCTTAACAGGACAGGGAAGAGCTGCAGGTTGCGTTGGGTCAACTACCTTCACCCCGACCTCATACACGGCCGCATGACCCCCGAGGAAGAACACCTCGTGCTCGAACTCCACGCCAAGTGGGGCAACAGGTTTGGCCTCCAACCCTACTCTTCCTCCTCCGACTATATGAACACACAGTGTACGATCCGCAGGTGGTCTCGGATTGCCCGGTGCCTTCCGGGACGcaccgacaacgagatcaagaactactggaggacGCATATGAGGAGGAAGGCGCAAGAGCGGAAGAGGAGCGCGTccccgtcgtcctcctcctcctcctcctcctcctcctcctcgtcgtgtTCACCAGCAGCAGCGGCACAAGGTGTGGTGCAGAGTGAAGGGGTGAAGGTATACAGCATGGACGAGATATGGGACGAGATCGCTGCCGCTGACTCGGTCAGTGGGTTGACCGCCGAAGAATGCGGTTTGGCATGTCCTCCATTGCCCTGTCCAATGTGGGAGGACTGCTCTGAGTCACTGTGGAAGGTAGATGATGAGTACAAGATGGCCACAGTACTACCTGTGGATGATCTCATGATCTCCGACTTCCACTACAGTGACTAG